The proteins below come from a single Chryseobacterium capnotolerans genomic window:
- a CDS encoding tetratricopeptide repeat protein: protein MSNNLLKLLLLLVTAISISAQKKNNFDQACERTSSITAYKDLPKAIKTADSLYRVAHQPLEKVKSLMLSSELYHHGGDLKKAICYSENAHSLIEQAHDKEWMARVCKLLARQYRQVGLYERAKKYIIKGLGASREISNFQNSNEVEGLLNQEMAFYEMEVGNYVNAIQYIEFSLKNFGKIDSQNEDRTEAASYQLLGDVYFKLNDYAVSENYYRKAEDLLKAGSCTLGLVYNGLGGIRVKQKNWKDAELYLKKAENIADTSRSLKLKKAVYSNINDYYEGIGDNFKASLYAVKYVRAYDSIEVRNQGFSGKSKEVAKINKGNGQMNVAKNAAIIILFVSLVGLIIFFRRRQKDSLQS, encoded by the coding sequence ATGTCTAATAATCTATTGAAACTTCTGCTCTTGCTGGTCACAGCAATCTCCATATCTGCCCAGAAAAAAAACAACTTCGATCAAGCGTGCGAAAGAACTTCCTCTATCACTGCCTATAAAGATTTACCGAAGGCCATTAAAACAGCCGATTCTCTTTATAGGGTTGCTCATCAGCCATTAGAAAAAGTGAAAAGTTTGATGCTGTCCTCAGAGCTTTATCATCATGGAGGTGATCTTAAAAAAGCAATATGCTATAGTGAAAATGCCCACTCATTAATTGAGCAGGCTCATGATAAGGAATGGATGGCCCGCGTATGCAAATTATTAGCGAGACAATATAGACAGGTAGGGTTATACGAAAGAGCTAAAAAATATATTATTAAAGGTCTGGGAGCTTCCCGAGAAATTTCCAATTTCCAAAACAGTAATGAAGTTGAAGGCCTTCTGAATCAAGAAATGGCCTTTTATGAAATGGAGGTTGGAAACTATGTAAATGCAATACAATACATCGAGTTTTCCTTAAAGAATTTTGGAAAAATAGACAGCCAGAATGAAGATAGGACCGAAGCTGCTTCTTATCAGCTGCTGGGAGATGTTTATTTTAAACTTAATGATTATGCTGTTTCTGAAAATTATTACAGGAAAGCAGAGGATTTGCTTAAGGCCGGAAGCTGTACCCTTGGTTTAGTTTATAATGGGCTGGGAGGAATTCGGGTAAAGCAAAAGAATTGGAAAGATGCGGAACTATATCTTAAAAAGGCTGAAAACATTGCTGATACTTCACGAAGTTTGAAGCTTAAAAAAGCTGTTTACTCTAATATCAATGATTATTATGAGGGCATAGGAGATAATTTTAAAGCATCTTTATATGCTGTAAAGTATGTAAGGGCTTATGACAGTATTGAAGTCCGTAATCAAGGATTCTCCGGAAAGAGTAAAGAAGTAGCGAAAATCAATAAAGGAAACGGGCAAATGAATGTGGCTAAAAATGCAGCCATCATCATATTGTTTGTTTCATTGGTAGGCTTAATCATCTTTTTCAGAAGAAGACAAAAAGACAGTTTACAAAGCTGA
- the ureB gene encoding urease subunit beta, whose protein sequence is MIPGEIFVKEGTIICNEGRETVKIKVTNTGDRPIQVGSHFHFFEVNKAMSFDREKAFGKRLNIVASTAVRFEPGEEKEVELVEIGGTKKAMGFNNLVDGQVDSEDQKKASLAKVEELNFKNH, encoded by the coding sequence ATGATACCAGGAGAAATTTTTGTAAAAGAAGGTACAATTATCTGCAATGAAGGCAGAGAAACTGTAAAGATCAAAGTAACTAATACAGGAGACCGTCCTATCCAGGTAGGTTCACACTTTCACTTTTTCGAAGTCAATAAAGCAATGAGCTTTGATCGCGAAAAGGCTTTCGGAAAGAGACTGAATATTGTAGCCAGTACTGCAGTACGTTTCGAACCGGGAGAAGAAAAAGAAGTGGAATTGGTAGAAATAGGAGGAACCAAAAAAGCAATGGGCTTCAATAACCTTGTTGATGGACAGGTAGATTCTGAAGATCAGAAAAAAGCAAGCCTTGCAAAAGTTGAAGAGTTAAACTTTAAAAATCACTAA
- a CDS encoding thioredoxin family protein translates to MKKIAILSTLFIGALAWAQGIKFEDGNFASILAKAKKENKLIFVDAYASWCGPCKLMVKNIFPLKAVGDYYNTHFINAKIDMEKGEGIELAKKYNVKAFPTYLFIDGNGEAIHRTLGYVEEKDFIQFAMDAGDPSKRLTSLKQQFEKGEKDPVFLKNLAELTIYNDAEFAEKVLSRYFQVKPTMDQEDAQLLISGIQTTESPLYKIFQNKKSEISKLFPDDRYEKFNQNFQMSTITKKAYNPDTKTWDDQYFITEAQKLVSKDNAERLLKKLKASRALKNKDVALYEKLTLEVYQDYSKAGSNELNSAAWNFFENVSNKESLEKAVVWAQESVKKDQSFANTDTLANLYHKIGDKKNAKLWAEKAIELAKNEGQDSSDTEKLLKSL, encoded by the coding sequence ATGAAAAAGATAGCAATACTTTCTACTCTATTTATAGGTGCATTGGCCTGGGCACAAGGCATCAAATTTGAGGACGGCAATTTTGCCTCTATCCTTGCCAAAGCTAAAAAAGAAAACAAACTGATCTTTGTAGATGCGTACGCATCATGGTGTGGACCATGTAAGTTAATGGTAAAAAATATTTTTCCTCTAAAAGCTGTAGGTGATTATTATAATACCCACTTTATCAATGCTAAAATTGATATGGAAAAAGGGGAAGGAATAGAACTTGCCAAAAAATATAATGTAAAAGCATTCCCTACCTATTTATTTATAGATGGAAATGGTGAAGCTATACACAGAACATTAGGATATGTAGAAGAAAAAGATTTCATTCAGTTTGCAATGGATGCTGGAGATCCGAGCAAAAGATTGACTTCTTTAAAACAACAATTTGAAAAAGGAGAAAAGGATCCAGTATTTTTAAAAAACCTGGCAGAGCTTACCATTTATAATGATGCTGAATTTGCAGAAAAAGTCCTGAGCCGTTATTTCCAAGTGAAGCCAACGATGGACCAGGAGGATGCTCAATTGCTTATTTCAGGTATACAGACTACTGAAAGCCCTTTATATAAGATCTTTCAGAACAAGAAATCAGAGATTTCGAAACTTTTCCCTGATGACAGATATGAAAAATTCAATCAGAACTTCCAAATGAGCACCATTACTAAAAAGGCTTATAACCCGGATACAAAGACCTGGGATGATCAGTACTTCATTACAGAAGCTCAGAAGTTGGTAAGCAAAGACAATGCAGAAAGATTATTAAAAAAACTAAAAGCCAGCAGAGCTTTAAAAAATAAAGACGTCGCTCTTTATGAAAAACTTACCTTAGAAGTATATCAAGATTACTCCAAGGCAGGTTCTAATGAACTGAACTCAGCAGCATGGAACTTTTTTGAAAATGTAAGTAATAAAGAATCCCTAGAAAAAGCTGTAGTCTGGGCACAGGAATCTGTAAAGAAAGATCAAAGCTTTGCCAATACAGATACCCTGGCAAACCTATATCATAAGATTGGTGATAAGAAAAATGCAAAATTATGGGCTGAAAAAGCTATTGAACTGGCGAAAAATGAAGGCCAGGACTCTTCTGATACCGAGAAATTATTGAAAAGCCTTTAA
- a CDS encoding helix-turn-helix domain-containing protein, with protein MSVTNSYKGSLLRQPVNSEFSNISVEEIDEKDSEADRKRNDSLMTSETETKLLELLDEFEKGDLYNNKGMSLSFLAGELNTNTKYLSYVINQHKNADFKTYINRLRINYIVDKLINDDKYRQYKISILADECGFSSHSKFAAVFKAVTDFSPSAYIKHLDAENQLDKNVHFREND; from the coding sequence ATGAGTGTAACAAACAGTTATAAGGGATCTTTACTAAGACAGCCTGTAAATTCTGAGTTTTCTAATATATCCGTAGAAGAAATAGATGAAAAAGATTCTGAAGCAGATCGAAAGAGGAATGATTCTCTCATGACCTCCGAAACCGAAACTAAACTGCTTGAACTTCTTGATGAGTTTGAAAAAGGTGATCTTTATAATAATAAAGGAATGTCACTTTCATTTTTAGCCGGAGAACTCAATACCAATACCAAATATCTTTCTTATGTAATCAATCAGCACAAAAATGCAGATTTCAAGACATATATCAATAGATTAAGAATCAATTATATTGTAGATAAACTTATCAATGATGACAAGTACAGGCAATATAAAATCAGTATTCTGGCTGATGAGTGTGGTTTTTCTTCACATAGTAAATTTGCAGCAGTATTTAAGGCGGTTACAGACTTTTCACCATCAGCATATATTAAACATCTTGATGCTGAAAATCAGTTAGATAAAAATGTTCATTTTCGTGAAAACGATTAA
- the ureA gene encoding urease subunit gamma: MHLTPRETEKLMLFLAGELALKRKARGLKLNYPESIALISHFLLEGARDGKKVAELMQEGANLLTKDDVMPGVAEMIHDVQIEATFPDGTKLVTVHNPIR; this comes from the coding sequence ATGCACTTAACACCGAGAGAAACGGAGAAGCTTATGCTATTTCTGGCAGGAGAACTCGCTCTAAAAAGAAAGGCAAGAGGCCTTAAATTAAATTATCCAGAATCTATTGCACTGATCAGCCACTTCTTGCTTGAGGGTGCAAGAGATGGAAAAAAAGTAGCTGAACTGATGCAGGAAGGCGCTAATCTTTTAACTAAAGATGATGTGATGCCTGGCGTGGCAGAAATGATCCACGATGTCCAGATTGAAGCTACATTCCCTGATGGAACCAAGCTGGTAACCGTACACAACCCAATCCGTTAA
- the pruA gene encoding L-glutamate gamma-semialdehyde dehydrogenase, giving the protein MSKAISQVPLAVNEPVNSYEPGSPEVKSLIDTYKKMWAEKIEIPMVINGKEVKTDTKVQLQSPQDHAHDFGFYYQGGMQHVDDAINSALAAKEAWNELGWEQRAAIFLKAADLLAGPYRDVINAATMIGQSKNVHQAEIDSACEFIDFLRFNVEFMTEMYSEQPVSDNGIWNRVEYRPLEGFCFAVTPFNFTAISGNLPTCMAMLGNVVVWKPSDKQVYSAKVIMDVLIEAGLPAGVINMIFTDGKETAEKVLAHKDFAGLHFTGSTKVFQGMWKMIGDNIHNYRTYPRIVGETGGKDFVIAHPSANVEAVATALVRGAFEYQGQKCSAASRAYVPKSLWADVKKVMEAQMATIKIGSPEDTSNFVNAVIDKNSFEKCKGYITRANESSEATVAIGGSCDDSKGWFVHPTVIETTNPQYESMVEEIFGPILSVFVYEDQDWKETLKLVDSSSPYSLTGSVFSQDRYAIAEAYKALENASGNFYINDKPTGAVVGQQPFGGGRASGTNDKAGSKMNLLRWTSVRSVKETFVSPKDYKYPYLG; this is encoded by the coding sequence ATGTCAAAAGCAATTTCGCAAGTACCATTAGCGGTAAACGAACCGGTAAATTCTTATGAACCGGGATCTCCGGAAGTAAAAAGCCTTATCGACACTTATAAAAAGATGTGGGCTGAGAAGATAGAAATTCCAATGGTTATCAATGGAAAGGAAGTAAAAACTGATACAAAAGTACAGCTTCAGTCTCCTCAGGATCATGCTCACGACTTCGGATTTTATTACCAAGGTGGTATGCAGCATGTGGATGATGCGATCAACTCGGCATTGGCAGCTAAAGAAGCATGGAACGAACTAGGTTGGGAACAACGTGCCGCTATTTTCTTAAAGGCAGCTGATTTATTGGCTGGTCCTTACAGAGATGTAATCAATGCAGCTACAATGATTGGACAGTCTAAAAATGTACATCAGGCTGAAATTGATTCTGCTTGTGAGTTCATCGACTTCTTAAGATTCAATGTAGAGTTCATGACAGAAATGTATTCTGAGCAGCCGGTTTCTGACAACGGAATCTGGAACCGTGTAGAGTACAGACCACTAGAAGGATTCTGTTTTGCAGTAACTCCATTCAACTTTACAGCGATTTCAGGAAACCTTCCTACCTGTATGGCAATGTTAGGAAACGTTGTAGTTTGGAAGCCTTCTGATAAGCAGGTTTATTCTGCAAAAGTAATCATGGATGTGTTAATTGAAGCAGGTCTTCCTGCCGGAGTAATCAACATGATCTTTACAGATGGTAAAGAAACTGCTGAGAAAGTATTGGCTCACAAAGATTTCGCTGGTCTTCACTTCACAGGGTCTACAAAAGTATTCCAGGGAATGTGGAAAATGATCGGTGACAATATCCACAACTACAGAACATATCCAAGAATTGTTGGAGAAACTGGTGGTAAAGACTTTGTTATCGCTCACCCTTCTGCTAACGTTGAAGCTGTAGCTACTGCTTTAGTAAGAGGTGCTTTCGAATACCAGGGACAGAAATGTTCTGCGGCATCAAGAGCTTATGTTCCTAAGTCTCTTTGGGCTGATGTGAAAAAAGTAATGGAAGCTCAAATGGCTACGATTAAAATCGGTTCTCCTGAAGACACATCTAACTTCGTAAACGCTGTAATCGATAAAAATTCTTTCGAAAAATGTAAAGGATATATCACAAGAGCTAACGAATCTTCTGAAGCTACTGTAGCTATTGGTGGAAGTTGTGATGATTCTAAAGGATGGTTTGTACACCCAACAGTAATTGAAACTACAAACCCTCAATATGAAAGTATGGTAGAAGAGATCTTCGGCCCAATCTTATCTGTATTTGTTTATGAAGATCAGGATTGGAAAGAAACTCTTAAATTGGTTGATTCTTCTTCTCCTTATTCATTAACAGGTTCTGTATTCTCTCAAGACCGTTACGCCATTGCTGAAGCTTACAAAGCGTTAGAAAATGCATCTGGTAACTTCTATATCAACGACAAACCAACAGGTGCTGTAGTAGGCCAGCAGCCTTTCGGTGGAGGTAGAGCTTCAGGAACTAATGATAAAGCTGGTTCTAAAATGAACCTTCTTAGATGGACATCTGTAAGAAGTGTGAAAGAAACTTTTGTTTCTCCAAAAGACTACAAATATCCATACCTAGGGTAA
- the ureC gene encoding urease subunit alpha — translation MSLQVDRKQYANILGPTAGDKIRLGDTEIIIEIEKDFTHYGDEAVFGGGKTVRDGMGQNVTAKRDEGVLDLCITGAVIIDHWGIVKGDIGIKDGKIVGIGKAGNPDTMDGVSPNMIIGASTEVHGGKGYIVTAGGIDTHIHYICPQQIETSLYSGITTMIGGGTGPNDGTNATTVTPGKFNMQKMLEAAEEYPMNLGFFGKGNCSAEEPIEEQVEAGALGVKIHEDWGATPATIDAALKVADKYDVQVAIHTDTLNEGGFLEDTMRAINGRVIHTFHTEGAGGGHAPDIIKAAMYPNVLPASTNPTRPYTINTIDEHLDMLMVCHHLSKNIPEDVAFADSRIRPETIAAEDILHDMGVFSIMSSDSQAMGRPGEVITRTWQTASKMKEQRGDLAEDQDSGNDNYRAKRYVAKYTINPAIAHGISEYVGSVEEGKLADLVIWKPALFGVKPEMIVKGGFVIAAKMGDPNASIPTPQPIIYRNMFGAHGKAKYGICANFVSQISIDNGTIASYGLEKMILPVKNCRNIGKKDLIHNDKTPLIEVNPENYKVTVDGEYITCEPAETLPLTQLYYLF, via the coding sequence ATGAGCTTACAAGTAGACAGAAAACAATACGCCAATATATTAGGTCCTACAGCTGGAGACAAAATCAGGCTGGGAGACACTGAAATCATTATTGAAATCGAAAAAGATTTCACCCATTACGGAGACGAAGCCGTTTTCGGAGGTGGAAAAACCGTACGTGATGGTATGGGCCAGAATGTTACAGCTAAAAGAGATGAAGGCGTTCTTGACCTTTGTATCACAGGAGCAGTAATCATCGATCACTGGGGAATTGTAAAAGGTGATATCGGTATTAAAGACGGTAAAATCGTAGGAATCGGTAAAGCTGGTAACCCTGATACCATGGATGGAGTATCTCCTAACATGATTATCGGTGCTTCTACTGAAGTTCACGGTGGAAAAGGATATATTGTAACTGCGGGAGGTATTGATACCCACATTCACTACATCTGCCCACAACAAATAGAAACTTCTCTATACAGTGGTATTACTACTATGATCGGAGGAGGAACAGGTCCAAATGACGGAACGAATGCGACAACAGTAACTCCAGGGAAATTCAACATGCAGAAAATGCTTGAAGCAGCAGAAGAATACCCAATGAACCTTGGATTTTTCGGAAAAGGAAACTGTTCTGCAGAAGAGCCTATCGAAGAGCAGGTGGAAGCGGGTGCCTTGGGAGTAAAAATCCACGAAGACTGGGGAGCGACGCCTGCAACCATTGATGCAGCTTTAAAAGTAGCCGATAAATATGACGTTCAGGTTGCGATCCACACCGATACTTTAAATGAAGGTGGTTTTCTAGAAGATACAATGAGAGCAATCAACGGAAGAGTCATTCACACGTTCCACACGGAAGGAGCAGGTGGAGGACACGCACCGGACATCATCAAAGCAGCGATGTATCCGAACGTATTACCGGCTTCTACCAACCCTACACGTCCTTACACCATCAATACCATCGATGAACACTTAGATATGCTGATGGTTTGCCATCACTTGAGCAAAAATATCCCTGAAGATGTGGCATTCGCAGACTCACGTATCCGTCCTGAAACCATTGCAGCAGAAGATATCCTTCACGATATGGGAGTTTTCAGTATCATGAGTTCAGACTCTCAGGCAATGGGTAGACCGGGGGAAGTAATCACAAGAACCTGGCAGACGGCAAGCAAAATGAAGGAGCAAAGAGGTGATTTAGCGGAAGATCAGGATAGCGGAAACGATAACTACCGTGCCAAAAGATATGTGGCTAAATATACCATCAATCCAGCAATTGCACATGGTATTTCAGAATATGTAGGATCTGTTGAAGAAGGAAAATTAGCGGATTTGGTTATCTGGAAACCTGCATTATTCGGAGTTAAGCCGGAAATGATTGTAAAAGGAGGATTTGTAATTGCTGCTAAAATGGGAGATCCCAATGCTTCTATTCCAACACCACAGCCCATTATCTACAGAAATATGTTTGGAGCTCACGGAAAAGCTAAGTATGGTATTTGTGCCAACTTCGTATCTCAAATCTCTATTGATAACGGAACTATTGCTTCTTATGGATTAGAAAAAATGATCCTCCCGGTGAAAAACTGTAGAAATATTGGAAAGAAAGACCTTATCCATAATGATAAGACGCCTTTAATTGAAGTGAATCCTGAAAACTATAAAGTAACGGTAGATGGTGAGTACATCACTTGTGAACCGGCAGAAACACTTCCTTTAACACAGTTGTATTACTTGTTCTAA
- a CDS encoding cytochrome C551: MKKLLLTAIGIGLFAVSCGTKESSMSTSNSDSANTRAASPITTDTMTTKMTNPDSIKIKKDSMATPPAK, translated from the coding sequence ATGAAAAAGTTATTGCTAACAGCCATCGGCATAGGATTATTTGCAGTGAGCTGTGGAACCAAGGAGTCATCCATGTCCACTAGTAATAGTGATTCAGCTAATACACGGGCTGCATCACCCATTACCACAGACACAATGACTACAAAAATGACGAATCCGGACAGCATTAAGATCAAAAAGGATTCGATGGCAACACCTCCTGCCAAATAG